In the Neospora caninum Liverpool complete genome, chromosome Ia genome, one interval contains:
- a CDS encoding putative DNAK family domain containing protein, translating to MAPQHPVASPASVETGEKPAASLDAVMTDAAVAPALEAENNAGKTPLAAQAFCCSGLDFGTQNCVLASADLSAPLAIDVEGNALSNRSTPSTEAFDGKLRLVGEEAEARATSNLKNTICHLPLWVAVRDEASLEKLKNRLQFASFPEVSFDAPRGEPTFEVTFDGEATQIPLTVVVAHYLKTVVSFAGTSRGRAVESRALAVALPSAFETADVRLVRDACDLAGLSRVVVDEKSDASGPLLLTRTDALLNCWGCKHLPQVYAELPAGVCTPENGPDGSETEAKYIALVDVGFAETSVQIAELRPRDEKEAEQEKGKVQNKIAMKRLAVVVDNALGTVDAINALAKHVVEVVKTKHGEDVVPHSKRALRLFASCQRAVKDLSGLPDTTLALEGFLQDEGDLVLPVSRDLFERLCAPLKARLESLVASAFVSAGVAPLSISGADVVGGGSRIPWVAETLSAALAQGQDAPSRLRRTLDGSSSVAVGACFAASGHRYVQPFALTDDRLAEPGLEALATRLAATEAKELARCAVRNAMEAYLFQMQGALSGPHANLFRDKEEISGILRTNEDWLLDHPDADQEAFEAKFESLKQMLQEKCANYFDAVEKERQQKERELEDAARLAASNAQEDLDVKLPNSQCIKRAKKNKDEGNELFKDGNTEMAVQRYIKALQYTAKLFDLSPQDAAEADALKLACNLNLAQAYIKLASGDLKAPLSTAQETFLKKAVGCCDAALETDPSSLKAAYRRALANEKLRDFDAALEDVKKGLAISPTDTDLLKLKDRLERQVKLQKEKAKKMYAKMFS from the exons ATGGCGCCGCAACACCCCGTGGCTTCACCTGCCTCAGTCGAGACCGGGGAGAAACCCGCAGCCTCCCTCGACGCCGTCATGACGgacgccgccgtcgccccaGCCCtcgaggcagaaaacaacGCTGGCAAAACGCCACTCGCCGCCCAGGCCTTCTGCTGCTCCGGTCTCGACTTCGGCACGCAAAACTGCGTCCTCGCCAGCGCCGACTtgtccgcgcctctcgcgatCGAcgtggaaggaaacgcgttgTCGAACCGCAGCACGCCGAGCACCGAGGCGTTCGACGGGAAACTCCG gCTTGtcggcgaagaagctgaggcCCGCGCGACGTCGAATCTAAAAAACACCATCTGC CACCTCCCGCTGTGGGTAGCAGTCAGAGACGAGGCTTCGCTGGAGAAGTTGAAAAACCGGTTGCAGTTCGCGTCCTTTCCCGAGGTCTCCTTCGACGCGCCGCGGGGCGAGCCTACGTTTGAAGTCACTTTCGACGGCGAAGCAACGCAA ATTCCTCTGACCGTCGTCGTCGCGCACTACTTGAAGACTGTCGTGAGCTTTGCGGGAACGTCGAGAGGCCGAGCCGTGGAGAGCCGCGCCCTCGCTGTGGCGCTTCCCTCCGCGTTCGAGACTGCGGACGTTCGCCTCGTCCGCGATGCGTGCGACTTGGCGGGTCTTTCCCGTGTCGTCGTCGACGAGAAGTCCGACGCGTCTGGACCGCTCCTCCTCACGCGCACAGACGCCCTCCTCAACTGCTGGGGATGCAAACACCTGCCACAGGTGTACGCGGAGCTCCCcgcgggtgtatgtacacccgagaaCGGCCCGGACGGGTCCGAGACAGAGGCCAAGTACATTGCGCTCGTCGACGTCGGTTTCGCGGAAACGTCTGTCCAGATCGCGGAGCTCCGCCctcgagacgagaaggaagctgagcaagaaaaggggaaagtCCAAAACAAAATCGCCATGAAACGACTCGCCGTCGTTGTCGATAACGCCCTCGGAACCGTCGAT GCGATTAATGCCTTGGCGAAGCACGTGGTGGAGGTCGTGAAAACGAAACACGGCGAGGACGTTGTGCCCCACAGCAAGCGGGCTCTTCGCCTGTTCGCGAGC TGTCAACGGGCGGTGAAAGATCTCAGTGGCTTACCCGACACGACTCTCGCCTTGGAAGGCTTTCTTCAAGATGAAGGCGACCTCgtcctccctgtctctcgcgaccTCTTCGAACGGCTCTGCGCCCCGCTCAAG gcgcgtctcgagagCCTCGTGGCGAGCGCGTTCGTGTCCGCAGGGGTGGCTCCTTTGAGTATCTCCGGGGCGGACGTTGTCGGCGGCGGATCGCGGATTCCTTGGGTCGCGGAGACGCTcagcgccgccctcgcgcaGGGCCAagacgcgccgtcgcgccTGCGAAGAACTCTCGACGGAAGCAGCTCAGTCGCTGTCGGCGCATGCTTTGCAGCCAGCGGGCATCGCTACGTGCAGCCGTTCGCCCTAACAGACGACCGCCTTGCGGAG CCTGGCCTGGAGGCTCTCGCGACACGACtggcggcgacggaggcaAAGGAGCTTGCGCGGTGCGCTGTTCGCAACGCCATGGAGGCGTACCTTTTCCAGATGCAGGGAGCCCTCAGTGGGCCGCATGCAAATCTGTTTcgcgacaaagaggagatTTCAGGCATCCTGAGAACGAACGAGGACTGGCTGCTGGACCACCCCGACGCAGACCAGGAGGCGTTTGAGGCGAAGTTCGAGAGCCTCAAACAGATGCTCCAGGAGAAATGCGCGAACTACTTTGACGCtgtcgagaaggaaagacagcagaaggaaagagaactcGAGGACGCCGCGCGACTCGCCGCGAGCAACGCGCAGGAAGACCTCGACGTCAAGTTGCCAAACAGCCAGTGCATCAAACGTGccaagaaaaacaaagacgaaggaaacgaactCTTCAAAG aCGGGAACACGGAGATGGCCGTTCAGAGGTACATCAAGGCGTTGCAGTACACTGCGAAGCTGTTTGATCTTTCGCCCCAGGACGCGGCTGAGGCCGACGCTCTGAAGCTGGCATGCAATCTGAACCTTGCGCAGGCGTACATCAAGCTCGCCTCTGGCGACCTGAAGGCGCCGCTTTCGACTGCGCAGGAGACCTTTCTCAAGAAGGCCGTCGGCTGTTGCGACGCAGCGCTCGAAACAGA CCCCAGCAGTCTGAAGGCAGCCTACCGGCGAGCGCTGGCGAACGAGAAACTGCGCGACTTCGACGCGGCTCTT GAAGACGTGAAGAAGGGACTTGCGATAAGCCCAACAGACACAGATCTCCTCAAG CTGAAAGATCGGTTGGAGAGGCAAGTCAAGTTgcaaaaggagaaggcgaagaagatgtACGCGAAGATGTTTTCCTAG